Proteins found in one Xenopus laevis strain J_2021 chromosome 1L, Xenopus_laevis_v10.1, whole genome shotgun sequence genomic segment:
- the myh6.L gene encoding myosin-6 isoform X1, which yields MGDAAMADFGPAAPFLRKSDKERLEAQTRIFDIKTEVFVPDSTKEYVKAKIISREGGKATAETEDGKTVTVKDVDVHQQNPPKFDKIEDMAMLTFLHEPAVLYNLKERYAAWMIYTYSGLFCVTVNPYKWLPVYNSEVVNAYRGKKRSEAPPHIFSISDNAYQYMLTDRENQSILITGESGAGKTVNTKRVIQYFASIASVGGKKDQANSNKGTLEDQIIQANPALEAFGNAKTLRNDNSSRFGKFIRIHFGASGKLASADIETYLLEKSRVIFQLKSERNYHIFYQILSNKKPELLDMMLVTNNPYDYSYISQGEVTVASIDDSDELMATDSAFDVLGFTAEEKVGVYKLTGAIMHSGNMRFKQKQREEQAEPDGTEEADKAAYLMALNSADLLKGLCHPRVKVGNEYVTKGQSVQQVYYSIGALAKSVYEKMFLWMVVRINSTLETKQPRQYFIGVLDIAGFEIFDFNSFEQLCINFTNEKLQQFFNHHMFVLEQEEYKKEGIEWEFIDFGMDLQACIDLIEKPMGIMSILEEECMFPKASDVTFKAKLYDNHLGKSNNFQKPRNIKGKPEAHFALVHYAGTVDYNILGWLEKNKDPLNETVVGLYQKSSLKLLGNLFANYTGADSDAGGKGKGGKKKGSSFQTVSALHRENLNKLMTNLRTTHPHFVRCIIPNERKSPGEMDNPLVMHQLRCNGVLEGIRICRKGFPNRILYGDFRQRYRILNPAAIPEGQFIDSRKGSEKLLGSLDIDHTQYKFGHTKVFFKAGLLGLLEEMRDERLSRIITRIQAQSRGLLMRREFKKIVERRDALLVIQWNIRAFMGVKNWPWMKLYFKIKPLLKTAETEKEMANMKEEFHRLKEALEKSETRRKELEEKMVSLLQEKNDLQLQVQSEQDNLNDAEERCEQLIKNKIQLEAKLKEQTERLEDEEEMNAELTAKKRKLEDECSELKKDIDDLELTLAKVEKEKHATENKVKNLTEEMAGLDDIIAKLTKEKKALQEAHQQTLDDLQAEEDKVNTLTKAKSKLEQQVDDLEGSLEQEKKLRMDMERAKRKLEGDLKLTQENVMDLENDKQQLEEKSKKKEFEISQLNSKIEDEQIMGMQLQKKLKEHQARIEELEEELEAERTARAKVEKLRSDLSRELEEISERLEEAGGATSVQMELNKKREAEFLKLRRDLEESTLQSEATAATLRKKHADSVAELSEQIDNLQRVKQKLEKEKSEFKLELDDVAANMEQVVKSKANLEKMCRTLEDQMNENRTKFEESQRTLNDLSSQKAKLQTENGELTRRLDEKEALVSQMTRGKQTFSQQLEDLKRQLEEESKAKNALAHGLQSARHDCDLLREQYEEEQEAKAELQRVLSKANAEVAQWRTKYETDAIQRTEELEEAKKKLAQRLQEAEEAVEAVNAKCSSLEKTKHRLQNEIEDLMVDLERSNAAAAALDKKQRNFDKILSEWKQKFEESQTELESSQKDARSLSTELFKLKNAYEESLEHLETFKRENKNLQEEISDLTEQLGEGGKSIHELEKVRKQLEQEKMELQTALEEAEASLEHEEGKILRAQLDFNQLKSEIDRKLAEKDEEMDQVKRNNQRLVDALQTQLEAEIRSRNEALRVKKKMEGDLNEMEIQLSQANRSAAEAHKHLKAAHGSLKDTQIQLDDTIRANDDLKENSAIVERRNMLLQAELEELRSILEQTERSRKLAEQELIETSERVQLLHSQNTSLINQKKKTETDLAQLQTEVEEAIQECRNAEEKAKKAITDAAMMAEELKKEQDTSAHLERMKKNMEQTIKDLQQRLDEAEQLAMKGGKKQLQKLEGRVRELDNELESEQKRNAESIKNMRKYERRIKELSYQTEEDKKNMARLQDLVDKLQLKVKAYKRQAEEAEGQANANLSKFRKVQHELDEAEERADIAESQVNKLRAKSRDVGGKQKLSEEE from the exons ATGGGTGATGCCGCGATGGCAGACTTTGGGCCTGCAGCCCCCTTCCTCCGAAAATCAGACAAAGAACGTCTGGAGGCTCAGACCCGGATTTTTGACATCAAGACTGAGGTCTTTGTGCCTGACTCCACAAAAGAATATGTGAAAGCAAAAATTATCAGTCGTGAAGGGGGCAAAGCGACAGCTGAAACTGAGGATGGAaag ACAGTCACAGTGAAAGACGTTGATGTTCACCAGCAAAATCCTCCCAAGTTCGATAAGATTGAGGACATGGCGATGTTGACCTTTCTGCATGAGCCAGCCGTACTGTATAACCTCAAAGAGCGTTATGCAGCCTGGATGATCTAC ACATATTCGGGTCTCTTCTGTGTGACTGTGAATCCCTACAAGTGGCTTCCTGTGTACAATTCAGAGGTTGTGAATGCTTACCGTGGGAAGAAAAGAAGTGAAGCCCCCCCACACATCTTCTCCATCTCTGATAATGCATATCAGTACATGCTGACGG ATCGTGAGAATCAGTCCATTCTTATCAC TGGAGAATCTGGTGCTGGGAAGACTGTGAACACAAAGCGTGTCATCCAGTACTTTGCAAGTATTGCATCTGTTGGAGGCAAAAAAGATCAAGCAAATTCCAATAAG GGAACTCTGGAAGATCAAATCATCCAGGCCAACCCTGCTTTGGAGGCTTTTGGTAATGCCAAGACCCTCAGGAATGACAACTCTTCACGTTTT GGTAAATTTATCAGAATTCACTTTGGTGCCTCTGGGAAGTTGGCATCTGCTGATATAGAAACCT ATCTCCTGGAGAAATCTCGAGTTATCTTCCAGCTGAAGTCCGAGAGAAATTATCACATCTTCTATCAGATTCTGTCCAACAAAAAGCCAGAGCTTTTGG ACATGATGCTAGTCACCAACAATCCATATGACTATTCTTACATCTCCCAAGGAGAAGTAACAGTAGCCTCCATTGATGATTCTGATGAGCTGATGGCAACAGAT AGTGCATTTGATGTGCTGGGCTTCACTGCTGAGGAAAAAGTTGGAGTGTACAAACTGACCGGAGCCATTATGCATTCTGGAAACATGAGGTTCAAGCAGAAGCAGCGTGAGGAGCAAGCTGAACCCGATGGGACAGAAG AGGCTGATAAAGCTGCCTATTTAATGGCACTTAACTCTGCTGACTTGCTAAAAGGCTTGTGCCACCCACGTGTCAAGGTGGGAAATGAGTACGTGACTAAGGGACAGAGTGTCCAGCAG GTCTATTACTCTATTGGTGCTCTGGCCAAGTCAGTGTATGAGAAAATGTTCTTGTGGATGGTGGTGAGAATCAACTCCACCCTAGAGACCAAGCAGCCCAGACAATACTTCATAGGAGTGCTGGATATTGCAGGCTTCGAGATCTTTGAT TTTAACAGCTTTGAGCAGCTCTGCATTAACTTCACAAATGAGAAACTGCAGCAGTTCTTCAATCACCACATGTTCGTGCTGGAACAGGAAGAGTACAAGAAAGAAGGAATTGAATGGGAGTTTATAGACTTTGGTATGGACTTGCAGGCCTGCATCGATCTTATAGAGAAG CCTATGGGCATCATGTCCATCTTGGAAGAGGAGTGCATGTTTCCCAAAGCGAGTGATGTGACCTTCAAGGCTAAACTATATGACAATCATCTGGGCAAGTCAAACAACTTCCAAAAGCCCAGAAACATCAAAGGAAAGCCTGAGGCCCACTTTGCTCTTGTGCATTATGCTGGCACAGTGGACTATAACATCCTTGGCTGGCTGGAAAAAAACAAGGATCCCCTGAATGAGACTGTTGTTGGGCTCTACCAGAAGTCCTCCCTCAAGCTCTTAGGAAATTTGTTTGCTAACTATACTGGTGCTGATTCAG ATGCTGGTGGcaaaggaaaaggaggaaaaaagaaGGGTTCTTCTTTCCAGACAGTATCTGCTCTGCACAGG GAGAATCTTAACAAGCTAATGACAAATCTGAGAACCACTCACCCACACTTTGTGCGCTGCATCATCCCCAATGAACGCAAATCTCCag GAGAGATGGACAATCCTCTAGTGATGCACCAGTTGCGTTGTAATGGTGTGCTGGAAGGTATTAGAATCTGCAGAAAGGGATTTCCCAACCGTATCCTGTATGGAGATTTCAGGCAGAG ATACCGAATTCTGAACCCTGCAGCCATCCCTGAAGGGCAATTTATAGACAGCAGAAAGGGGTCAGAGAAGCTCCTGGGTTCACTTGACATTGATCATACCCAGTACAAATTTGGACATACCAAG GTATTCTTCAAGGCTGGTTTACTGGGTTTACTGGAAGAAATGAGAGATGAGCGTCTTTCAAGGATTATTACTCGAATCCAGGCACAGTCTCGAGGACTGCTAATGAGAAGAGAGTTTAAGAAAATTGTGGAGCGCAG AGATGCTCTTCTGGTTATCCAGTGGAACATCCGTGCTTTCATGGGTGTCAAAAACTGGCCATGGATGAAACTTTACTTCAAGATTAAACCTTTGCTGAAGACAGCGGAGACTGAAAAGGAGATGGCAAACATGAAGGAAGAGTTCCACAGGCTGAAGGAAGCCCTAGAGAAGTCTGAGACCAGACGTAAGGAACTAGAAGAGAAAATGGTGTCCTTGCTGCAGGAGAAGAATGATCTTCAGTTGCAAGTCCAGTCT GAACAAGACAACCTGAATGATGCAGAAGAGAGGTGTGAACAGCtcatcaaaaataaaatccagctgGAGGCAAAGCTAAAGGAGCAGACAGAGAGATTAGAGGATGAGGAGGAAATGAATGCAGAGCTCACAGCAAAAAAGAGGAAGCTGGAGGATGAGTGTTCTGAGTTAAAGAAAGATATTGATGACCTTGAGCTGACTTTGGCCAAAGTTGAAAAAGAGAAGCATGCAACAGAAAATAAg GTCAAAAATCTAACTGAAGAGATGGCCGGTTTAGATGACATTATTGCTAAACTGACCAAGGAGAAGAAAGCCCTCCAGGAAGCCCACCAGCAAACACTTGATGACCTACAAGCTGAGGAAGACAAAGTCAATACCTTAACTAAAGCCAAATCCAAACTTGAGCAACAAGTGGATGAT TTAGAAGGTTCCTTGGAACAAGAAAAGAAACTTAGAATGGATATGGAGAGAGCCAAGAGAAAGCTAGAAGGTGATCTCAAACTAACACAAGAAAATGTTATGGATTTGGAGAATGACAAGCAGCAACTAGAAGAGAAGTCAAAAAA GAAAGAGTTTGAGATTAGCCAGCTGAACAGTAAGATTGAGGATGAACAGATCATGGGTATGCAACTACAGAAGAAGCTGAAAGAGCACcag GCCCGCAttgaagagttagaagaagaactAGAAGCAGAAAGAACAGCTCGAGCCAAAGTGGAAAAACTTCGCTCTGATCTGTCTCGAGAACTTGAAGAAATCAGTGAGCGGTTGGAGGAAGCTGGAGGAGCCACCTCAGTGCAGATGGAGTTAAACAAGAAGAGGGAGGCAGAGTTCCTCAAACTTAGAAGAGATCTTGAGGAGTCCACATTGCAATCTGAGGCTACTGCAGCCACACTAAGAAAGAAGCATGCAGACTCTGTGGCAGAACTGAGCGAGCAAATTGACAATTtgcagagggttaagcagaaacTTGAGAAAGAGAAGAGTGAGTTCAAACTGGAACTGGATGATGTGGCAGCTAACATGGAACAAGTTGTTAAATCCAAG GCAAACCTTGAGAAGATGTGTCGCACATTAGAAGATCAGATGAATGAAAATCGCACCAAGTTTGAAGAGTCTCAGAGGACTCTTAATGACCTATCTTCCCAGAAGGCAAAGCTGCAAACAGAGAATGGGGAGTTGACCCGAAGACTGGATGAGAAGGAGGCACTAGTATCGCAGATGACACGTGGCAAACAAACTTTCTCCCAGCAGTTAGAAGACCTAAAGCGACAGCTAGAAGAGGAAAGCAAG GCTAAAAATGCTTTGGCTCATGGACTGCAATCAGCCCGCCATGACTGTGATCTTTTGAGGGAACAGTATGAAGAAGAGCAAGAAGCCAAGGCAGAGTTGCAAAGAGTACTGTCCAAGGCCAATGCAGAGGTAGCTCAATGGAGGACCAAGTATGAGACTGACGCTATCCAAAGAACAGAGGAGCTAGAAGAGGCCAA aaagaagtTGGCTCAAAGACTGCaggaggcagaggaggcagtagaGGCTGTAAATGCCAAATGCTCATCCTTGGAAAAGACCAAACACCGCTTGCAAAATGAAATTGAGGATCTAATGGTGGACCTAGAGAGGtcaaatgctgctgctgctgctctagACAAGAAACAGAGGAATTTTGACaag ATTCTTTCTGAATGGAAGCAAAAGTTCGAAGAGTCACAGACAGAGTTGGAGTCCTCACAAAAAGATGCTCGTTCCCTGAGCACCGAGCTCTTCAAGCTGAAGAATGCCTATGAAGAGTCTCTTGAACACCTGGAgacatttaaaagggaaaacaaaaactTACAAG AGGAAATATCAGACCTGACAGAGCAGCTAGGAGAGGGTGGGAAGAGTATCCATGAGTTAGAGAAGGTTCGCAAGCAGCTGGAGCAAGAGAAAATGGAGTTACAGACTGCACTGGAAGAAGCTGAG GCATCGCTAGAGCATGAAGAGGGCAAGATTCTACGTGCCCAGCTTGATTTCAATCAGCTAAAGTCAGAGATTGATCGCAAATTAGCAGAGAAAGATGAAGAAATGGACCAAGTAAAGAGAAACAATCAGCGCTTGGTGGATGCACTTCAAACCCAGTTAGAGGCTGAGATCAGGAGCCGTAACGAGGCCCTAAGAGTAAAAAAGAAGATGGAAGGGGATCTTAATGAGATGGAGATTCAGCTAAGCCAGGCCAACCGCTCAGCAGCTGAGGCTCACAAACATCTGAAGGCAGCACATGGAAGTCTCAAG GACACCCAGATACAGCTTGATGATACTATAAGAGCCAATGATGATCTCAAAGAAAACTCTGCTATTGTGGAGAGAAGGAACATGTTGCTTCAAGCTGAGCTGGAGGAACTGCGGTCTATTTTAGAACAGACAGAGAGATCACGCAAACTTGCAGAACAAGAGCTGATTGAAACCAGTGAGAGAGTCCAACTCCTTCACTCCCAG AATACAAGTCTTATAAATCAAAAGAAGAAGACAGAGACAGATTTGGCCCAGCTGCAGACAGAAGTGGAAGAAGCTATTCAGGAATGTCGCAATGCAGAGGAGAAGGCTAAGAAGGCTATTACTGAT GCTGCAATGATGGCAGAAGAGTTGAAGAAGGAGCAGGACACAAGTGCCCACCTGGAAAGGATGAAGAAGAACATGGAGCAGACTATCAAAGACCTCCAGCAACGACTTGATGAAGCTGAGCAGCTTGCCATGAAAGGTGGCAAGAAACAGCTACAGAAGCTGGAGGGCCGAGTCCGAGAACTAGACAATGAACTGGAATCTGAACAGAAGCGAAATGCTGAGTCTATTAAGAACATGAGAAAATATGAGAGGCGCATTAAGGAGCTAAGCTACCAG ACTGAGGAAGACAAGAAGAATATGGCACGCCTGCAAGACCTTGTAGACAAGCTGCAGCTCAAAGTAAAGGCTTACAAGCGACAGGCAGAGGAAGCT GAGGGACAAGCCAACGCAAACCTCTCCAAGTTCCGTAAAGTTCAGCACGAGCTGGATGAGGCTGAAGAAAGAGCAGATATTGCCGAGTCTCAGGTCAACAAGTTGAGAGCCAAAAGCCGGGATGTGGGAGGCAAG CAGAAACTCAGTGAGGAAGAGTAG